Proteins co-encoded in one Flavobacteriaceae bacterium MAR_2009_75 genomic window:
- a CDS encoding cystathionine beta-synthase — translation MEQKIKAYDNILELVGNTPLVRLNKITKGFTGNFFAKVESFNPGHSSKDRIAMHIIEEAERKGLLKEGSTIIETTSGNTGFSIAMVSIIKGYDCILAVSSKSSRDKIDMLRSMGATVYVCPAHVSADDPRSYYEVAKRLHQETKGSIYINQYFNELNTEAHYASTGPEIWEQTGGQITHLVACSGTGGTISGTSRFLKEQNPNVEVIGVDAYGSVLKKYHETREFDSKEIYPYRIEGLGKNLIPAATDFDMIDEFIKVTDSESAHTAREIAKTEGIFAGYTSGAVMQALKQLNEAGRFKSDDNVVVIFPDHGSRYMSKVYSDQWMEDQGFFDTKKVEETQKIQYIKE, via the coding sequence ATGGAACAAAAGATTAAAGCTTACGATAATATTTTAGAACTCGTAGGCAATACTCCCCTCGTTAGATTGAATAAAATTACCAAAGGTTTTACCGGTAATTTTTTTGCAAAAGTAGAATCATTTAATCCAGGCCATTCTTCAAAAGATCGCATTGCAATGCATATTATTGAAGAGGCAGAACGTAAAGGTCTTCTTAAAGAAGGTAGTACCATTATTGAAACTACCTCAGGTAATACTGGGTTTAGTATAGCTATGGTCAGTATCATTAAGGGGTATGATTGCATATTGGCGGTAAGCTCAAAATCTTCGAGAGACAAAATCGATATGTTGCGTTCAATGGGTGCAACCGTATATGTTTGTCCAGCGCATGTTAGTGCTGATGATCCCAGGTCGTACTATGAAGTGGCTAAAAGATTGCATCAAGAAACTAAAGGTTCGATTTACATCAACCAATATTTCAATGAACTAAATACTGAAGCTCATTACGCATCTACAGGTCCTGAGATTTGGGAGCAAACCGGTGGTCAAATTACCCATTTGGTGGCTTGTAGCGGAACAGGGGGTACGATTTCAGGTACTTCTAGGTTTTTAAAAGAACAGAACCCTAATGTTGAAGTTATTGGGGTAGATGCCTATGGATCGGTTCTTAAGAAATACCATGAAACACGAGAGTTCGACAGCAAAGAAATTTATCCATACCGTATCGAGGGTTTAGGCAAGAATCTAATTCCGGCGGCCACTGATTTCGATATGATCGATGAATTCATAAAGGTTACCGATTCTGAGAGTGCCCATACTGCACGAGAAATCGCCAAGACCGAAGGCATATTTGCCGGTTACACAAGCGGAGCGGTAATGCAGGCGCTTAAACAACTCAATGAAGCAGGTAGATTTAAATCCGATGATAATGTTGTGGTTATTTTCCCGGACCATGGATCACGCTACATGAGCAAGGTTTATAGTGATCAATGGATGGAAGACCAAGGTTTCTTTGATACTAAGAAGGTCGAAGAAACTCAGAAGATACAATACATAAAAGAATAA